Within the Paracholeplasma manati genome, the region TGGTTTGAAAAACCCAATAGAGATAGGAATTATTTTCCCAAAAAGTTGCGGTAATATCAAAATAACTTTGAAACGCGAGAATTTTGGAAGATGGCTCCAATAAGCCTTTTAGTGCTGGGCTTAAAAGCCAAGTATGACAATACATTTTCGCGTTACGGTATGATGGAAAACGTCTATTAAAGAAGAGTCGAGCTAATCGAAATGAGGTTTCTAATAAAGGGTGTGTCAATACCGCATCTGAAGGGATATGAATCGATAAAACCGGTTCATTTTCCTGATTTGTCATCTCGTATTCGAGCTCCCCAATTCGAAAGATGTTCATCGCGGTTTGACGATAAGCCCACCAATCTCTTTCAAAAGCATAAACGCCGGATTGTTTATGATACTCTCGAATGAATCTGGGTAATGCTTTATAGGTTTCAATGAATACTTCATCAGATATTTTGAGCATTTGATAAGTTGGATAATTGTCTAAAGCCGCTCTTAAAAATAGATAAAGTATCCTCATCCCGTCAGGGTTTGGATACAGCTCGCGTAGTTTCTTTTGTGTGTCAGTAGCCGTAGCCATATCTCTTAATCCTTGAATCCAAACATCGTCATCTTTGTGATCATTTTGATGTATTTGTAGGATGTATTCGACGACCAAATCTGGTAATTCTAATTGTTCTAAAAAGGTTGTTAAGTCCATACCATCACCCCATTATCTTTATTGTAACAAGGAACGATGGATAAGTCACTCTAAACAGTGAACTCGAAAAATTTGTCCAAAAAAGTAAAATAGAGGCCATTTTAATCCTGCATTTTTTCAAAATCATGCCCGCCTGTTTATTTTCATTCTTTCCATGATATCATGGACATGTATCTCACTGAATCCCTATGGAGGTTCTATATGCTTAACAACTTATATATCGTCTTAAAAGACCAAATTGTGTTTGGTGACTTAATCATCCAAGATGGCAAAATCGTCAATATCCATGTCAAACCAGAACCCAACAACGCTGTTAAACGCTATGTGGTGCCCGGTTTTATTGATTTACATATCCATGGTGCAAGCAATGTGGACGCGATGGATGCGAGTACATATGCCATTGAACAATTGGCGCTTGCCTTGGTCAAAGAGGGCACCACTGCCTTTCTCGCAACCACCATGACACAAACACCACTCAACATTGAAAATGCATTGACTTCGATTGGACATTATTATCAACATCAAAACCCCAATGGATCCATCCTGTTAGGTGTTCATTTAGAAGGTCCATTTATCCATGAAGGTGCTGCAGGTGCACAACCCAAGTCTTGTATTATTCCTGCGAATATTGGCCTATTTGAAGGGTTTAACAAAGCCTCCGGCGGAATTATCAAAAAAGTTTCTCTAGCCCCAGATATCCCTGGTTCTATGGACCTCATCAGCTATTTAGCTCAAAAAGGGATTGTTTCATCCATCGCACATACCAAAGCCAACTATTCTACAGTATTAGAAGCCATTCAACGTGGGGCTTCATCCACCACCCATACCTACAATGCGATGTCGCCTTTACATCACCGTGATATCGGTGTGGTCGGTGCAGCCTTGTTACACGATGAATTGACGGCTGAATTGATTTTAGATAAAATCCATGTTTCCATTCCAGCGGCTAAACTATTGATTAAGAATAAGGGTTATCAAAATATCACGTTGATCACCGATTCGATGCGTGCTAAAAATATGCCCGATGGTTTATCTGAACTCGGCGGTCAATCGGTCATCATTTCAAAGGGTGAAGCACGACTAAATAATGGTAGTCTTGCAGGATCCATCCTACGATTTATCGATGGGTTCAAATACGCAATAAATGATCTAGGATTATCATTGGTTGAGGTCGCTTATATGTCATCGACCAGAGCAGCTCAACAACTTAAAGTTGATCATATGATGGGTTCGATTGAGATTGGCAAGCAAGCAAATTTAGTCATTTTAAATGACCACTATAACATTGAAACCACCTTGGTCAATGGCCAGGT harbors:
- the nagA gene encoding N-acetylglucosamine-6-phosphate deacetylase, whose translation is MLNNLYIVLKDQIVFGDLIIQDGKIVNIHVKPEPNNAVKRYVVPGFIDLHIHGASNVDAMDASTYAIEQLALALVKEGTTAFLATTMTQTPLNIENALTSIGHYYQHQNPNGSILLGVHLEGPFIHEGAAGAQPKSCIIPANIGLFEGFNKASGGIIKKVSLAPDIPGSMDLISYLAQKGIVSSIAHTKANYSTVLEAIQRGASSTTHTYNAMSPLHHRDIGVVGAALLHDELTAELILDKIHVSIPAAKLLIKNKGYQNITLITDSMRAKNMPDGLSELGGQSVIISKGEARLNNGSLAGSILRFIDGFKYAINDLGLSLVEVAYMSSTRAAQQLKVDHMMGSIEIGKQANLVILNDHYNIETTLVNGQVVFGG
- a CDS encoding GNAT family N-acetyltransferase — its product is MDLTTFLEQLELPDLVVEYILQIHQNDHKDDDVWIQGLRDMATATDTQKKLRELYPNPDGMRILYLFLRAALDNYPTYQMLKISDEVFIETYKALPRFIREYHKQSGVYAFERDWWAYRQTAMNIFRIGELEYEMTNQENEPVLSIHIPSDAVLTHPLLETSFRLARLFFNRRFPSYRNAKMYCHTWLLSPALKGLLEPSSKILAFQSYFDITATFWENNSYLYWVFQTRDTDFSKLETKTSLQKKIKPYVQVGNKIGTASGYVNFDYFRYHLVEPNSSHETIVMDYKQEMLANQDTLNGTGGLGRFDHYTDWLKHLEVKKQANTPEDTIPTSEYLLVDNNQELYAMLNIRHFLDDELRQTYGHAGASVRPKYRKLGYAKLSLALALEQIKSLGQDAAMISCSIHNLGSRKTIEACGGIFERFTMDAYDGVEMRIYWIYI